The DNA segment CAGTAACAAACCTTGTGAAGCAAATAAGGATGAGATGGGATTTTCAGTTATGGTGTGATTCTGGAGCATGCTTCATCTGACTTGGTCTGATACAACTCTCTGGAGTCTTCTAGTCCCTGGATACAGCATCTCACAGCAGACACCAAAACACAACATCCTGGCCTAGTGGTTACTGCTCTTCAACATATAAAAATAGCAGCATAAACTGTTGTAAACAAAGTTTAACCCactgagaaaaaacacatttcataGACCATGCTGGCAAAAGGATGTCTCAAAAAAGTTGAAAGCAGGTATAAAATTCGTTAGTAGCATGGGGACCATAACAAAATTGTCCACAGTTGAAACAGATTTCAAGATTCACAACGTGATATTTTCCATGTGatctttaatatttaaacaGTAACCatgtctgctttttaaattaggGTTACAGAAACCAAAACTCTCAGTGAAGAGGCATTGCAAGAGATGTAGAAACATATTTCTCCAAAAGCCAAAATGTTTTTAACCAAGGACTGCAAATACTTGAGTAACTCTGCATGCAAGGTGGACATGGGAGAGTGTGACAGAGGGACAGATAGCATGAGGAGAGGAACACCACAACTCACAAGGAATGTACAGCATTATGTGTTGACCCACGCCATCCTCTAGCAGAGTTTTCTTACACACCTGAAGTTTCCACCCCCCTACCCTGGCTTTCTGTGCAGAAGGATTACCTGGTGTGTCAGGATTTGGCTCTTAAAATTGCCAGGCATCCCAGGATGCAAAACCTCTTTCAGTCTTATTACAACACAGGCACTTATAATTAGTATGCAAACTCAAATTATTTATCCATTCTAAATACACACATTCAACATTGCTAtgtacttaattttttattatagtAGGTGACCAGTTTCACTAAAAAGACTGTTTCAAAAATAAGTGtacaaaaaaaatgtgagaaTTTTAGTGCTTATGACAAAATACATTTCATCCCTGGAGATCCCTTTTGCTTCCAGAGTGACATCAGGGACAACAGAAGTGATGATAGCACAGATTCATCTCTGCCACCCCAACCATACATCTAAACCAGCCCTGACTGGCAAGGCAGCCCTTCTGGGGTTGTAACCAGGTGAGGTCTATTAAGAATCAGGTTAGTTTCCTCTTGGTTCATCCCATCTTTGACCATGTTGCTGAGGAACAAGACTAAGATAACAAAATAAATCTCACAGGACAGCTGTCGAATATCACTGAGATTTGATCACTCTTCCTCTGAACACACTGGATTTGATCACTATTACACAGTGACTCAGGCGTATCTAAAAAGTGATAGGTTTGCCTGCAGGCCATTTATTATACAGATAGAacaattttcttctgtggttaGTGAAAGGAAGAACttccaaaatatgaaaaacaccTGTCAGGATATTACAACAATGTATAAAAGAGTCTTTTAAATAGAGGACACAGTGGTCAGATGTTACACACTAAGTTCTTAAAGTAAAAAACCTTCATGTCAACAGACATGTCAAGAGGTGGGGATTGATCCAGACAGAAGTTAGTCATTAAATAAATGCAGACAAACCAGTACTGAGgaacagcaacagaaacaacaaaatgaaCACAGCTGTTACCTGCACATCTCCAGGCTAGGCCTGCTCCAGACTAGTAAAGTCCAAACACAGGCTTGTGAGTAAGGGCATGTACCTGCAGCTGTTGTTTATCAAGATAATGGTCATGTGAatgcagagggagcagagcagagagagtgCACGTCTGTCTCACTAGGGGCATCTCCACAGTGCTCCTGCCAGGAGTCCTCCTTTTATTctctccaccaccaccaccatcctTGTGTGGAGATGGAAAGAAGGAACGTGGGCAAAGCCACCGATGATCCTTAGAAGACCTTGCATTCATTGAGGGAGAAGAGCTTCCTCCTGTTCTGCCTTTTGGCTCGATTGACCGCTGTCCTCACGGCGTACTCAAACACCTGCTGCACGCCCCGGTTGCTGAGGGCAGAGCACTCCAGGTAGCCTTTGGCTCGCACCTGCTGGGCCAGACGTTTCCCATCCATTGGGCTGATGCAGTAGGAGCTGTAGGGCCCCACGTCACGCTGGTCGGTCTGAGTTGCCACTACCAAAACGGGGATACGAGGCAAATGGCTGCGGATCTCGCCAATCCATTTGCTCCTGAGATTCTGAAAGGAATTGTGGTTTGCCACCGAGTAGCACATTAACACCACATCTGCCTGTTGGTATGAGAGGGGGCGAATGCCTTTGAAGGCATCGCTGCCAGACGTGTCCCAAAGACCTAAGCTAATCTGTACACCATCCATGAAGACGTCCACTCCAGTGTTTTCATACACAGTGGGTCTGTAGACATCTGGAAAAGTCTCAGAGGTGAAACGTACCAAGAGAGATGTCTTTCCCACCGCAGAGTCTCCCACCAGAACACACTTGACTGCATCCAGCATTTTGTTAATGTTTAGGGTCAAGAGCACCGTTTCCGCCCAGCAGAAGTAGGATGGAGAGATGCGGCGGTCTCAGAGGCTTTCTAAATTACTTCCATTTGGTAAGAAACCACCCAAATCTCTTTACTTCTCAGGGCTTGATTGTGTCACTTTAGTataaaatctccttttctcccacaCGGCTCTGTGCTGTTGTCAGTATTAATTCTTCAGTAATCCAAATGATGTTTCTAgaagagtgaaaataaaatgtgacaTTTATAACCCACAGagaaaagacaatttttcaAGATAACAATGTCTGGACATGTCTTCAGACAGCCATGGGGAGTACTCCACATCAAGGATGCTGAACCCCACCTTTCCCTCCCAGCCAGCTGCCTGTGCACCAGCCATTCACTTCCTGCTGCTCCATTGGGTCTAGCAGTCCTATCATCTCTGCCATTCTCCACTGACACCAACTATTTTTTCACTCCCATTGTGTAACAAACTAGTCAAATCAATTTAACTTTGGTATAACTACTACTAGCCTGCATTTAGTGAGAGGCTTTCTACCTGCGACTTTCACCAAGACAGACAGAATTCTAGATCCATCTTAGCCAATGAGTCCCTTGAAAATGCTTTCTagaagtaaagagaaaaaaagcccttctctagccattttaattatttgagCAATCCTATAATGAACAGTAACACAGAACCACTTGTGACACAGAGGAAGCAAAGACATCAGGTGTGAATTTTGAGTGACATGACCCTTAACAGTTTTCAAAAACAATGAAGAATTCACagctaaaatacaaaaaagtaCAAATCACTTCCAACAAGCACAAGCTAAAGAAAGCCACCAGTGCCTGTCTTAGACAATTTCACAGGGCAATCCAACCACCCTGAGATTTACTCTCTTCTAAACCTGAACTGAGAGTACCTCTTCAGAGTATGCAACTGCTTTTGAGCTCCCGCAAGCATTCAGTCAAATTTTCCTATTTTGAAAGCATTTGCCTCTTTCCCACTAGCTGTGTGC comes from the Heliangelus exortis chromosome 4, bHelExo1.hap1, whole genome shotgun sequence genome and includes:
- the RHOH gene encoding rho-related GTP-binding protein RhoH, which produces MLDAVKCVLVGDSAVGKTSLLVRFTSETFPDVYRPTVYENTGVDVFMDGVQISLGLWDTSGSDAFKGIRPLSYQQADVVLMCYSVANHNSFQNLRSKWIGEIRSHLPRIPVLVVATQTDQRDVGPYSSYCISPMDGKRLAQQVRAKGYLECSALSNRGVQQVFEYAVRTAVNRAKRQNRRKLFSLNECKVF